The following coding sequences lie in one Dermacentor albipictus isolate Rhodes 1998 colony unplaced genomic scaffold, USDA_Dalb.pri_finalv2 scaffold_62, whole genome shotgun sequence genomic window:
- the LOC135909851 gene encoding putative nuclease HARBI1, translating into MAAPIVALLQSLGQPRRRIFLDAYDELTEEEFREHFRLWKSTVRWLCEQLAGAIGGLQTGGITTQDKVPCALRFFATGSFQRSIGSEEFVSMGQASVSESIHAVAEAITMVGRQQGWVSLPLTTADKASAKAAFVDRGCIPGVVACVDGTLIAIKQPEGLSPGETACFMSRKGFYAFNTMIVARDANVARYADDGLGGEVVRVLLEYSG; encoded by the exons ATGGCCGCTCCTATTGTCGCGCTTTTGCagtctctcgggcagcctcggcgacgcatctTTCTTGACGCATATGACGAGCTTACAgaggaagagttccgcgagcaCTTCAGGCTCTGGAAGAGCACTGTGCGGTGGCTCTGCGAGCAATTGGCAGGCGCCATCGGTGGCCTTCAgaccggtggcatcacgacgcaagacaaggtgccttgtgctctccgtttcttcgcgacggggagcttccaaagatccatcggcagcgaagaattcgtatccatggggcaggcttccgtgagcgagaGCATTCACGCTGTTGCGGAAGCAATAACCATGGTGGGCCGGCaacagggttgggtgagcttACCGTTGACAACGGCCGACAAGGCTAGTGCAAAGGCGGCTTTTGTGGATCGCGGCTgcattcccggtgtagtggcctgTGTCGACGGGACGCTCATAGCGATCAAACAGCCTGAAGGACTCAGTCCGGGCGAGACTGCATGCTTCATGtcaagaaaagggttctacgcaTTTAATACCATGATC gttgcccgtgatgccaatGTGGCCCGGTAtgcagatgatggtttgggtggtgaagtcgtcagggtcctccttgagtattccggctag